Proteins encoded together in one Cyanobium sp. AMD-g window:
- a CDS encoding chlorophyll a/b-binding protein, translating to MSDASQPRFGFVNFAETWNGRLAMMGFVIGLATEILTGQGILAQVGLG from the coding sequence ATGTCTGACGCTTCCCAGCCCCGCTTCGGTTTTGTCAACTTCGCCGAAACCTGGAATGGCCGCCTGGCCATGATGGGCTTCGTGATCGGCCTGGCGACCGAAATTCTCACCGGCCAGGGCATTCTGGCTCAGGTTGGCCTCGGCTGA
- a CDS encoding HAD family hydrolase codes for MPVCGPGRGSLWGPGTEEQRRAPRAHFQQHLKAPLPGATELVLVTDLDGTLLEGSLPTRRRLYGWLGSQRHRILQVFSTGRDMRSVARLLAAEAVLGLQPPHLVIGDVGCTVACGASLTPSPLALEPIEALWRGRAARVLPLLAGLPGLSAEPLSSDRRLAYAIDPRRLDRSRLPAIEAHGVDCLVSGDKYLDVLPAGVNKGSTLLGLLEWLELDPALVVTAGDSLNDLAMFETGLQSVMVGNAEPSLVRALPGLPRTYRARGHGGAGILEGLRHFGFGHLLAGLV; via the coding sequence ATGCCGGTCTGCGGCCCCGGCCGGGGTTCCCTCTGGGGGCCCGGAACGGAGGAGCAGCGCCGGGCGCCCCGGGCCCACTTCCAGCAGCACCTCAAGGCGCCGCTACCCGGGGCGACCGAGCTGGTGCTGGTCACGGATCTCGATGGAACCCTGCTGGAGGGGAGCCTCCCGACCCGCCGCCGCCTCTACGGCTGGCTGGGTTCCCAGCGCCACCGGATCCTGCAGGTCTTCAGCACGGGACGGGACATGCGTTCCGTCGCCCGGCTGCTGGCCGCGGAGGCCGTCCTGGGCCTCCAGCCCCCGCACCTGGTGATCGGTGATGTGGGTTGCACGGTGGCCTGCGGTGCCTCTCTCACCCCCTCACCCCTGGCGCTGGAGCCGATCGAGGCGCTCTGGCGCGGACGGGCGGCACGGGTGCTGCCCCTGCTGGCGGGCCTCCCGGGTCTCTCCGCCGAGCCCCTCAGCAGCGATCGGCGCCTGGCTTACGCCATCGACCCCCGCCGGCTCGATCGCAGCCGATTACCGGCGATCGAGGCCCATGGCGTGGATTGCCTTGTCTCCGGCGACAAGTACCTCGACGTGCTGCCGGCCGGTGTCAACAAGGGCAGCACCCTGCTGGGGTTGCTGGAGTGGCTGGAGCTGGATCCCGCCCTGGTGGTCACGGCGGGGGATTCCCTCAACGATCTGGCCATGTTCGAAACGGGGCTTCAGAGCGTGATGGTGGGCAATGCCGAGCCCAGCCTGGTGCGCGCCTTGCCGGGCCTGCCTCGCACCTATCGCGCCCGTGGCCATGGCGGCGCGGGCATCCTCGAGGGTCTGCGCCATTTCGGCTTCGGCCATCTGTTGGCCGGTCTGGTCTGA
- the hrpB gene encoding ATP-dependent helicase HrpB: MNPPLPIDGRLAAITAALSPGATLLLQAEPGAGKTTRVPLALLDAFGREGRLLMLEPRRLAARSAAERLAANLGEPLGGRVGYSVRLESRTSIATRLEVVTAGLFLRRLQADPALEGVACVIFDEFHERQAEADLALALVRQARSLLRPELRLLVMSATLDLEPLAAELDGASVISCEGRSHPVTVAYQPPRQEERLERQVLRALEGHWLDQPQPRGTVLVFLPGLGELETTRRAIEATAWGAEIDCVLLHGQLPLAAQGQAIAATHLAAGKVVLATAVAESSLTIAGVTLVIDSGLSRLSRFDPATGMDGLVTQPASQASAEQRRGRAGRLGPGHCLRLWSPAEQQRRPPFDPPELLEVDPLPIALQLAEWGGAADDTLPWITAPPGRSLAEARGLLRQLGAIDGDGRLTDHGRAMARLGVHPRLAHMLLRARERGWESLASAVAVLLSERDPLDRREAGSDLMRRLDWLRRPGARRPWRDLQSQLLRQLTDSHGPPPSARSRSGRDAASGSEDAQAAQLLGWAYPERLALGRGRGDGRFLMRSGRGAVLPPGDPLAGAEALAIASVDGQGQEARVRLAVALSRQGLEELLADGVEECTESRWDGNDQRVRCERLRRSGALVLERRPWPEATGEVVERALLEGLESLGLEVLPWCRTSRQLQQRLMLAHRHLGSPWPDRSPDQLQQDPGSWLGPHLGGLSSLQDLQRLDLPEILWGDLDWSLRRELERLLPLTQPVPSGRRVPLDYGSGTPVLAVKLQEMFGCLEGPTVLDGRLAVRVELLSPAGRPAAVTSDLAGFWSQGYAEVRRELRGRYPRHPWPEDPRQGIASARTKAALERERRGGQAPER, translated from the coding sequence CTGAACCCGCCCCTGCCGATTGACGGCCGCCTCGCGGCCATCACCGCTGCCCTCAGCCCAGGAGCCACCCTGCTGCTCCAGGCCGAACCCGGCGCCGGCAAGACCACCCGGGTCCCCCTGGCCCTGCTCGACGCCTTCGGCCGGGAAGGCCGCCTCCTGATGCTGGAGCCACGGCGGCTGGCGGCCCGCTCCGCCGCCGAGCGCCTGGCGGCCAACCTCGGTGAACCCCTCGGCGGCCGGGTGGGGTACAGCGTGCGACTGGAATCGCGCACCTCCATCGCCACCCGTCTGGAGGTGGTCACGGCCGGCCTGTTCCTGCGCCGGCTCCAGGCCGATCCGGCCCTCGAAGGGGTGGCCTGCGTGATCTTCGACGAATTCCATGAGCGCCAGGCCGAGGCGGATCTGGCCCTGGCCCTGGTGCGTCAGGCCCGCAGCCTGCTGCGGCCGGAGTTACGGCTGCTGGTGATGTCGGCCACCCTCGATCTGGAACCTTTGGCCGCCGAGCTGGATGGGGCCAGTGTGATCAGCTGCGAGGGCCGCAGCCATCCGGTCACGGTCGCCTACCAACCGCCACGGCAGGAGGAGCGGCTGGAGCGCCAGGTGCTGCGGGCCCTTGAAGGCCACTGGCTGGACCAGCCCCAGCCCCGGGGCACCGTGCTGGTCTTCCTGCCGGGCCTTGGGGAGCTGGAGACGACACGCCGGGCCATTGAAGCCACCGCCTGGGGGGCCGAGATCGACTGCGTTCTGCTGCATGGCCAGCTGCCGCTGGCAGCCCAGGGCCAGGCCATCGCGGCGACCCATCTCGCCGCCGGCAAGGTGGTGCTGGCCACGGCGGTGGCGGAGAGCTCGCTCACGATCGCAGGGGTCACCCTGGTGATCGACAGCGGCCTGAGCCGCCTGAGTCGCTTCGATCCGGCCACGGGCATGGACGGCCTGGTCACCCAGCCCGCCAGCCAGGCCAGTGCCGAGCAGCGCCGCGGCCGAGCCGGCAGGCTCGGACCCGGCCACTGCCTGCGGCTCTGGTCCCCGGCGGAACAGCAGCGGCGCCCCCCCTTCGATCCCCCGGAACTGCTCGAGGTCGATCCCCTGCCGATCGCCCTGCAGCTGGCGGAATGGGGTGGGGCGGCGGACGACACGTTGCCATGGATCACCGCGCCCCCCGGGCGTTCCCTGGCGGAGGCCCGCGGCCTGCTGCGTCAGCTGGGGGCCATCGACGGCGACGGACGGCTCACCGACCACGGGCGGGCGATGGCCCGGCTGGGGGTCCATCCACGCCTGGCCCACATGCTGTTGCGGGCCAGGGAACGAGGCTGGGAGTCCCTGGCCAGTGCGGTGGCCGTGCTGCTGAGCGAACGGGATCCGCTCGATCGCCGCGAGGCGGGCAGCGATCTGATGCGGCGGCTCGACTGGCTGCGGCGCCCTGGCGCCAGGCGTCCCTGGCGAGATCTCCAGTCCCAGCTGCTGCGCCAGCTCACGGACAGCCATGGCCCACCACCGTCGGCACGCAGCCGCTCGGGCCGCGATGCCGCCTCAGGCTCCGAGGATGCCCAGGCGGCCCAGCTGCTGGGCTGGGCCTATCCGGAACGGCTTGCCCTGGGCCGGGGCCGGGGGGATGGGCGCTTCCTGATGCGCAGCGGTCGCGGCGCCGTTCTGCCCCCGGGGGACCCCCTCGCCGGCGCCGAAGCCCTGGCGATCGCCAGTGTCGACGGCCAGGGCCAGGAGGCCCGGGTGCGGCTGGCGGTGGCCCTGTCCCGTCAGGGGCTGGAGGAGCTGCTGGCCGACGGGGTCGAGGAGTGCACCGAATCCCGCTGGGATGGCAACGACCAGCGGGTGCGCTGCGAACGGCTGCGGCGGAGCGGGGCCCTGGTGCTGGAGCGTCGCCCCTGGCCCGAAGCCACAGGGGAGGTGGTGGAGCGGGCCCTGCTGGAGGGTCTGGAAAGTCTGGGGTTGGAGGTGCTGCCCTGGTGCCGGACCAGCCGCCAGCTCCAGCAGCGTCTGATGCTGGCCCACCGTCACCTGGGGTCGCCCTGGCCCGACCGTTCGCCGGATCAACTGCAGCAGGATCCGGGGTCATGGCTGGGGCCCCACCTGGGGGGCCTGAGCAGTCTCCAGGATCTGCAGCGACTGGACCTGCCCGAGATCCTCTGGGGCGATCTGGACTGGTCCCTGCGCCGTGAGCTGGAGCGACTGTTGCCCCTGACCCAGCCGGTCCCCTCCGGCCGTCGGGTGCCGTTGGACTACGGCAGCGGCACCCCGGTGCTGGCGGTGAAACTGCAGGAGATGTTCGGCTGTCTCGAAGGGCCGACGGTGCTGGACGGCCGGCTGGCGGTGAGGGTGGAGCTGCTGTCTCCGGCGGGACGCCCGGCGGCGGTCACCAGCGACCTGGCCGGCTTCTGGAGCCAGGGCTACGCCGAGGTGCGCCGGGAGCTGCGCGGCCGTTACCCCCGCCACCCCTGGCCCGAGGATCCCCGCCAGGGCATCGCCAGCGCCCGAACCAAGGCCGCCCTGGAGCGGGAGAGGCGTGGCGGCCAGGCCCCGGAGCGTTGA
- a CDS encoding DUF2973 domain-containing protein, with product MTSLLSQIFPILYGACFVLLLWQAFRVMGQGFRAVPRPGDPGAAATDSGGPTGDRTGRLTIHPELLDADGQLTQEDLLTVRFSGDNEQPAFPADPN from the coding sequence ATGACTTCCCTCCTCTCGCAGATCTTCCCGATCCTCTATGGGGCCTGCTTTGTACTGCTTCTCTGGCAGGCGTTCCGGGTCATGGGGCAGGGGTTCCGCGCCGTACCCCGGCCGGGCGACCCAGGGGCGGCCGCCACGGATTCCGGCGGCCCCACGGGTGATCGCACCGGCCGGCTCACCATCCATCCTGAGCTCCTCGACGCCGACGGCCAGCTCACCCAGGAGGATCTGCTCACCGTTCGGTTCAGCGGCGACAACGAGCAGCCCGCCTTTCCCGCCGATCCGAACTGA
- a CDS encoding trypsin-like peptidase domain-containing protein, whose translation MRSTRVLAAAAAGLATVTAAATATVTATTALISPTLTPPGLAQPAGAVLGRQSFVAAAIRRAGPAVVTIDTERTVQSAGGGGGLPRGLMNDPLFRQFFGIPQQGAPSRRTERGQGSGVILQSDGLVLTNAHVVDQIDRVTVGLENGRRYEGRVVGLDKLTDLAVVRLVGAGPWPVAPLGNSDALQVGDWAIAVGNPFGLDNTVTLGIISSLNRNATKLGITDKRLDLIQTDAAINPGNSGGPLLNADGEVVGINTLVRSGPGAGLGFAIPINRARSIVNQLVATGRATHPMIGVGLDEVRAASGQGSGRGAVVVSVQPNGPADRGGLRTGDVIVAAQGTAVKDPSQVITAVERAGVGGTLNLTVNRQGATLNLRLVPGDMAVMRQG comes from the coding sequence ATGCGTTCCACCCGCGTTCTTGCTGCGGCCGCCGCCGGCCTTGCCACGGTCACAGCGGCGGCCACGGCCACGGTCACGGCGACCACGGCCCTGATCAGCCCCACCCTCACCCCCCCTGGCCTCGCCCAGCCGGCCGGGGCCGTGCTTGGGCGTCAATCCTTTGTGGCGGCAGCGATCCGCCGGGCGGGCCCGGCCGTGGTCACCATTGACACGGAACGGACGGTGCAATCCGCCGGTGGCGGTGGCGGTCTGCCCCGGGGGCTGATGAACGACCCCCTGTTCCGTCAGTTCTTCGGCATCCCCCAGCAGGGGGCGCCCTCGCGACGTACCGAGCGGGGACAGGGCAGTGGCGTGATCCTGCAGTCCGACGGCCTGGTGCTCACCAATGCCCATGTGGTGGATCAGATCGACCGGGTGACCGTGGGTCTGGAGAACGGCAGGCGCTATGAGGGCCGGGTCGTGGGCCTCGACAAGCTCACCGACCTGGCCGTGGTGCGGCTGGTGGGGGCGGGTCCGTGGCCCGTGGCGCCCCTGGGCAACTCCGATGCCCTGCAGGTGGGCGACTGGGCGATCGCGGTGGGGAACCCTTTCGGCCTCGATAACACCGTCACCCTGGGGATCATCAGCAGCCTGAACCGCAATGCCACCAAACTGGGCATCACCGACAAGCGGCTGGATCTGATCCAGACCGATGCCGCCATCAACCCCGGCAACTCCGGCGGACCACTGCTCAACGCCGATGGCGAGGTGGTGGGGATCAACACCCTGGTGCGCTCAGGACCGGGGGCTGGTCTGGGCTTCGCCATCCCGATCAACCGCGCCCGCAGCATCGTCAATCAATTGGTGGCCACCGGCCGTGCCACCCATCCGATGATCGGCGTGGGTCTTGATGAGGTCAGGGCGGCCAGCGGCCAGGGTTCGGGTCGGGGTGCGGTCGTGGTGTCGGTGCAACCCAACGGACCGGCGGACCGGGGCGGCCTCAGGACAGGTGACGTGATCGTTGCGGCCCAGGGGACTGCGGTGAAGGATCCTTCCCAGGTAATCACGGCCGTGGAGCGGGCCGGGGTGGGAGGAACGCTCAACCTGACGGTGAACCGTCAAGGGGCGACGCTGAATCTGCGCCTCGTGCCAGGCGATATGGCGGTGATGCGGCAGGGATGA
- a CDS encoding ABC-F family ATP-binding cassette domain-containing protein, whose amino-acid sequence MLRLERIGKIYPTGEVLKDITWEVKAGDRIGLVGVNGAGKSTQMRIIAGLEEPTSGQVVRQGDPRIAYLQQEFDVDLARSVRQELFQAFGEAAEVLNRQRLVEEAMASEEAASDAALLDRLIDDLGQLQNRFEALHGYELDARIDKLLPSIGFTPETAERVVGDYSGGWQMRIALGKILLQEPDLLLLDEPTNHLDVETIQWLESYLVDQTVPLVVISHDRAFLDRVCNQIVETERGVSRTYLGNYSQHLEQKALEREAGQAAFERQQKELSSQQAYIDRFRASATRSTQAKSREKLLDKVERIEAPLESVSGPRFAFPPAPRSGRVVAAIENLTHGYDDQILFLGANLEVERGDRIAFVGPNGAGKSTLLRLVMGYEIPLEGQAGLGEHHVVAGYFEQNQAEALDLAKSVIDTLFEAVPDWTQTQVRSLLGSFGFSNDTVFKPVAKLSGGEKARLALALMLLTPCNLLVLDEPTNHLDIPAKQMLEEALMAFEGAALLVSHDRFFIGRVANRIVEVRDGELVLYRGDYAYYQEKKREEAEERQRLELEQKLAAKRQEQRQKQRAKSAAKAGGKDGGGG is encoded by the coding sequence GTGCTGCGCCTCGAACGCATCGGCAAGATCTACCCCACCGGTGAGGTGCTCAAGGACATCACCTGGGAAGTCAAGGCGGGGGATCGGATCGGCCTGGTGGGAGTCAACGGAGCCGGCAAATCCACCCAGATGCGCATCATCGCCGGTCTGGAGGAACCCACCAGCGGCCAGGTGGTGCGCCAGGGGGATCCCCGCATCGCCTACCTGCAGCAGGAGTTCGATGTCGACCTTGCCCGCAGCGTCCGCCAGGAACTGTTCCAGGCCTTCGGTGAGGCGGCCGAGGTGCTCAACCGTCAGCGCCTGGTGGAAGAGGCGATGGCCAGCGAGGAGGCCGCCAGCGATGCGGCCCTGCTCGACCGGCTGATCGACGACCTCGGCCAGCTCCAGAACCGATTCGAGGCCCTGCACGGCTACGAACTCGACGCCCGCATCGACAAACTGCTGCCCAGCATCGGCTTCACCCCCGAGACGGCCGAAAGGGTCGTAGGGGACTATTCCGGCGGCTGGCAGATGCGCATCGCCCTGGGCAAGATCCTGCTGCAGGAGCCGGATCTGCTGCTCCTCGACGAACCGACCAACCACCTGGACGTGGAAACGATCCAGTGGCTGGAGAGTTACCTGGTGGATCAGACCGTTCCCCTGGTGGTGATCAGCCACGACCGGGCCTTTCTCGATCGGGTCTGCAACCAGATCGTCGAGACCGAGCGCGGCGTCTCACGCACCTACCTGGGCAATTACAGCCAGCATCTCGAGCAGAAGGCCCTGGAGCGGGAGGCCGGCCAGGCGGCCTTCGAGCGTCAGCAGAAGGAACTGAGCAGCCAGCAGGCCTACATCGACCGCTTCCGGGCCAGTGCGACACGCAGCACCCAGGCCAAGAGCCGCGAGAAGCTGCTCGACAAGGTGGAACGGATCGAGGCGCCGCTGGAGTCGGTGAGCGGGCCGCGGTTCGCCTTTCCCCCTGCCCCCCGCTCCGGCCGGGTGGTGGCGGCGATCGAGAACCTCACCCACGGCTACGACGACCAGATTCTGTTTCTGGGGGCGAACCTGGAGGTGGAGCGGGGCGACCGGATCGCCTTCGTCGGGCCGAACGGAGCCGGCAAATCCACCCTGCTGCGGTTGGTGATGGGCTACGAGATTCCCCTTGAGGGCCAGGCGGGCCTGGGGGAGCACCACGTGGTGGCGGGCTACTTCGAGCAGAACCAGGCCGAGGCGCTGGATCTGGCCAAATCGGTGATCGACACCCTGTTCGAGGCCGTTCCCGACTGGACCCAGACCCAGGTGCGGTCCCTGCTGGGCAGCTTCGGCTTCAGCAACGACACGGTCTTCAAGCCGGTGGCCAAGTTGAGCGGCGGCGAGAAAGCCCGGCTGGCCCTGGCCCTGATGCTGCTCACCCCCTGCAATCTGCTGGTGCTCGACGAGCCCACCAACCACCTCGACATCCCGGCCAAGCAGATGCTGGAGGAGGCCCTGATGGCCTTCGAGGGGGCGGCCCTGCTGGTCTCCCACGACCGCTTCTTCATCGGCCGGGTGGCCAACCGGATCGTGGAGGTGCGCGACGGAGAGCTGGTGCTTTACCGCGGCGACTACGCCTATTACCAGGAAAAGAAGCGTGAGGAGGCCGAGGAGCGCCAGCGCCTGGAGCTGGAGCAGAAACTGGCCGCCAAACGCCAGGAGCAGCGCCAGAAACAGCGGGCCAAGTCGGCCGCGAAGGCCGGGGGCAAGGACGGCGGCGGCGGCTGA
- a CDS encoding ribbon-helix-helix domain-containing protein: protein MPTRQTSSSGKPKSPRIQVVLPEELCARLAALAESESRTVSNMAKVLIQQGVERLEQLQRPAEPAQAPYPSGPAAAADRFRRELEQQEQGGTRRLRGAPRRLRLRQPPLSP from the coding sequence GTGCCGACCCGCCAGACCTCCTCCAGCGGCAAGCCCAAGTCGCCGCGGATCCAGGTCGTCCTGCCGGAGGAGCTCTGCGCCCGCCTCGCCGCCCTGGCGGAAAGCGAATCGCGCACGGTCAGCAACATGGCCAAGGTGCTGATTCAGCAGGGGGTGGAACGGCTCGAGCAGCTGCAGCGACCCGCTGAGCCCGCCCAGGCTCCCTACCCGAGTGGGCCGGCCGCCGCCGCCGATCGTTTTCGCCGTGAGCTCGAACAGCAGGAGCAGGGCGGCACCCGGCGGCTGCGCGGGGCGCCACGCCGGCTGCGCCTGCGCCAGCCTCCCCTATCCCCCTGA
- a CDS encoding anhydro-N-acetylmuramic acid kinase translates to MRVLGLMSGTSADGVDAVLVRLEGRSARPRWRILAGAHTPYPPDLRQRLVAVGQGMPLDADAWLTLAEDLTEHQAVAARACDPDGRAELVGCHGQTLWHRPPDGERRGASWQLLQGPLLAELLGRPVVFDFRSVDLALGGHGAPLVPATDAALLGRIAGWRALLNLGGIANLTLLPPPTGPDRDAPVQGWDCGPANTLLDLAVFRFSDGRLHFDADGAWARQGRIDEGRLQQWLREPYLQAPPPKSTGRELFGAADLDRRLAELGAGVEPADALATLTAFSAAVVAQDLARGPRPLELLVAGGGTRNGFLMEQLQRRCRGMAVRSLAGHGIADDQREALAFALLAWWRWRGHPGSLPSVTGARRAAVLGVMAVPPPSGG, encoded by the coding sequence ATGCGGGTGCTGGGCCTGATGAGCGGCACCAGCGCCGACGGGGTGGACGCGGTGCTGGTGCGGCTGGAGGGTCGGTCCGCCCGGCCCCGCTGGCGGATTCTCGCGGGTGCCCACACCCCCTACCCGCCGGACCTGCGCCAGCGCCTGGTGGCCGTTGGCCAGGGGATGCCCCTGGACGCGGACGCCTGGCTGACCCTGGCTGAAGACCTCACCGAGCACCAGGCCGTGGCGGCCCGGGCCTGCGATCCGGACGGCCGCGCCGAGCTGGTGGGCTGCCACGGCCAGACCCTCTGGCACCGTCCGCCGGACGGCGAGCGCCGCGGGGCCAGCTGGCAGCTGCTGCAGGGGCCGTTGCTGGCGGAACTGCTGGGAAGGCCGGTGGTCTTCGACTTCCGCAGCGTCGATCTGGCCCTCGGCGGCCATGGCGCCCCCCTGGTGCCGGCCACCGACGCCGCCTTGCTGGGAAGGATCGCCGGCTGGCGAGCCCTGCTCAACCTGGGAGGCATCGCCAACCTCACCTTGCTCCCCCCACCCACGGGCCCCGACCGCGACGCCCCGGTGCAGGGCTGGGACTGCGGACCAGCCAACACCTTGCTGGATCTGGCGGTGTTCCGCTTCAGCGATGGACGCCTGCACTTCGATGCCGACGGAGCCTGGGCACGGCAGGGCCGCATCGACGAGGGGCGGCTGCAGCAGTGGCTGCGGGAGCCCTACCTCCAGGCGCCGCCGCCCAAATCCACCGGCCGCGAGCTGTTCGGGGCCGCCGATCTCGATCGGCGCCTGGCGGAGCTCGGCGCCGGTGTGGAGCCGGCCGATGCCCTGGCCACCCTGACGGCCTTCAGTGCGGCGGTGGTGGCTCAGGACCTGGCCCGGGGGCCCCGCCCCCTGGAGCTGCTGGTGGCCGGGGGCGGCACCCGCAATGGCTTCCTGATGGAGCAGCTGCAGCGCCGTTGCCGCGGCATGGCGGTGCGCAGCCTGGCCGGCCATGGCATCGCCGATGACCAGCGGGAAGCCCTGGCCTTTGCCCTGCTGGCCTGGTGGCGCTGGCGGGGCCACCCAGGCTCGCTGCCCTCGGTCACCGGGGCCCGGCGGGCGGCGGTGCTCGGCGTGATGGCCGTGCCGCCTCCGTCAGGGGGATAG
- a CDS encoding TrkA family potassium uptake protein, whose product MNQWWQWQGSEADTSNSYAVIGVGRFGSAVCKELLRHGAEVLAIDNNQRAIDELRQMDPAIEARVVDCTDEEALRAAGALDVGTVVVAISEPIGASITATLIVRDGEGSRVSQVIARATSDLHEKMLRRVGADKVVFPSKMQGTRLGMELVRPNLLERLRLDDRNSIEEIKVPGSFVGQSLRDLNLRKNYNVSVLAAGPSNQLTVNPPASHVLNASELLVVMGSSEALEALPSH is encoded by the coding sequence ATGAATCAGTGGTGGCAATGGCAAGGCAGTGAGGCGGACACCTCCAACAGCTACGCCGTGATCGGGGTCGGTCGCTTCGGCAGCGCCGTCTGCAAGGAGCTGCTGCGCCATGGCGCCGAGGTGTTGGCGATCGACAACAACCAGCGGGCCATCGATGAACTGCGCCAGATGGACCCGGCCATCGAAGCCCGCGTCGTGGACTGCACCGACGAGGAAGCCCTGCGGGCCGCCGGCGCCCTCGACGTGGGCACGGTGGTGGTGGCCATCAGTGAACCGATCGGTGCCAGCATCACCGCCACCCTGATCGTCAGGGACGGCGAGGGCAGCCGGGTCAGCCAGGTGATCGCCAGGGCCACCAGCGATCTGCACGAAAAGATGCTGCGCCGGGTCGGCGCCGACAAGGTGGTCTTCCCTTCGAAGATGCAGGGAACGCGGCTGGGCATGGAGCTGGTCCGGCCCAACCTGCTGGAGCGGCTCCGCCTCGATGACCGCAACAGCATCGAGGAAATCAAGGTTCCGGGCTCCTTCGTCGGCCAGTCGCTGCGGGATCTGAACCTGCGCAAGAACTACAACGTCAGCGTGCTGGCCGCCGGTCCCTCCAACCAGCTCACGGTCAACCCGCCCGCCTCCCACGTGCTCAACGCCTCCGAGCTGTTGGTGGTGATGGGCAGCAGCGAAGCCCTCGAGGCCCTGCCCTCCCACTGA
- a CDS encoding potassium transporter TrkG — translation MPQFTLVTGGLVIAFGTLLLASPLCSSDEVGLWEALFTVTSAITVTGLSIIDVGAELTFLGQITLAGLILTGGLGLMAITTFLQGFVQGRSGLRQRLDKGRALDEFGVGGIGPTLNQILLIAAIVIGIGTLILYNFGFTDIPDKGQRLWASLFHCISAYNNAGFGLWRDSLVGYQSQPVVNGVIGLLIVMGGIGWRVTNDIWVNRFRLERIRRLSLHTRLVIRTTILLIVLGAVGLIFTEHFATEELVSQMGFFNKLMVTLFQSISTRTAGFNTIPLSLETISDSGILLMIVLMFIGASPGGTGGGIKTTTFAALIAATRSTLRGHDEVVVRNREIPAKVILKAVGVTLGSGLFILLMALLLGLGNTTAGTPGSEAFTFLEKLFTCVSAFGTVGLDVGVTSQLNRWGQLVLMIGMFVGRIGILLLLSAVYGSRPQNRVGYPREELYI, via the coding sequence GTGCCGCAGTTCACGCTTGTCACCGGCGGTCTGGTGATCGCCTTCGGCACACTGCTGCTGGCGAGCCCGCTCTGCTCCAGCGATGAGGTGGGCCTCTGGGAGGCCCTCTTCACCGTCACCTCCGCCATCACCGTCACCGGTCTGTCGATCATCGACGTGGGCGCCGAACTCACCTTTCTCGGCCAGATCACCCTGGCCGGGCTGATTCTCACCGGTGGCCTCGGCTTGATGGCCATCACCACCTTTCTTCAGGGTTTCGTCCAGGGCCGCTCGGGGCTGCGCCAGCGCCTCGACAAGGGGCGCGCTCTGGACGAGTTCGGCGTCGGCGGCATCGGCCCCACCCTGAATCAGATCCTGCTGATCGCCGCCATCGTGATCGGGATCGGCACGCTGATTCTCTACAACTTCGGCTTCACCGATATCCCCGACAAAGGCCAGCGACTCTGGGCCTCCCTGTTTCACTGCATCAGTGCCTACAACAACGCCGGCTTCGGGCTCTGGCGCGACAGCCTGGTGGGCTATCAGAGCCAGCCCGTGGTCAACGGTGTGATCGGTCTGCTGATCGTGATGGGTGGTATCGGCTGGCGCGTCACCAACGACATCTGGGTGAACCGTTTCCGCCTGGAGCGCATCCGCCGCCTCAGCCTGCACACCCGGTTGGTGATTCGCACCACCATCCTGCTGATCGTCTTGGGGGCCGTGGGTCTGATCTTCACCGAACACTTCGCCACCGAAGAGTTGGTCAGTCAGATGGGTTTCTTCAACAAACTGATGGTCACTCTTTTTCAGTCGATCAGCACCCGCACTGCTGGTTTCAACACCATCCCCCTCAGCCTCGAGACCATCTCCGACTCAGGCATCCTGCTGATGATCGTTCTGATGTTCATCGGCGCCAGTCCCGGTGGCACCGGCGGCGGCATCAAGACCACCACCTTCGCCGCCCTGATCGCCGCCACCCGCTCCACCCTGCGCGGCCATGACGAAGTGGTGGTGAGGAACCGGGAGATCCCCGCCAAGGTGATCCTCAAGGCCGTGGGTGTCACCCTCGGCTCGGGCCTGTTCATCCTGTTGATGGCCCTGCTGCTGGGGCTGGGCAACACCACCGCCGGAACCCCGGGCAGTGAGGCCTTCACCTTCCTGGAGAAACTGTTCACCTGCGTGTCCGCCTTCGGCACCGTGGGCCTCGACGTGGGTGTCACCAGCCAGCTCAACCGCTGGGGTCAGCTGGTGCTGATGATCGGCATGTTCGTGGGCCGGATCGGTATTCTCCTTCTGCTTTCGGCTGTCTATGGCAGCCGGCCCCAGAATCGCGTGGGCTACCCGCGCGAGGAGCTCTACATCTGA